In Oceanidesulfovibrio indonesiensis, the sequence TCCGCAACCGGTCTTTTTTGCCTAGCTCTGCGAGATTTTTTCATTGTTGGCACGATCATTGCTAGACCACCAGTGCCCTGCATCCAGCGGGTTGCCGTTGGCGTCGCATCCCTTGAGCGGCGTCCCGTGCATGTCCGCGTTGGTCTTGTGACTGTGGCAGGATGCGCAGAGGGATTGCAGGTTGCCCATGTCGAACGGCTCGCCACCGTCGTTGATAGCCTGGATGTGATCCACATGATGCGCCGGCACCAGTCGGCCCAGGGCCTCACAGTGAGCACAGAGCGGAGCCTCCCGGAGCTGTTGCGCCCGGAGTCGTTTCCACCTCGTGGTATTATACGGCCACTTCGCCACGACTCACTCCTTCGTGCGGCCTGTCCCCATTGTCCCCACCTTTTTGCGTGTCGTTTTCGTGGGTTGGGGTGTCTGGGACATTTGTCCCATTGCTACGCTCAATGCGCTTCCTGATCGTCTCCGGCTTCACCTTCGCCTCAAAAATCCGGTCCGGTACCGAGTTTTCCTTCAAGACCCGATTCACCACAGATACGGCAATCACCGCCTGAGACCGGCTGAACCCGGCCGCCCGGAGCGCGTGCTCCGCTTCTCGTTTCTCCAATGCGTGCATGGCTTTGACCTCCTACGCGGCGTTTTCCGGCGTTTTCGTGGCCGGGATGATGTCGGACCCATTCACAGCGGCTACAATCGCTCTCAGGCGCTTCTGTGCCTCTGCTGCGTACTTCTCCAGGGTCCAATAGGTGAAATAGGCTGCACCGGCCGGGCTACCTGCCCATATCCAGGTGACGCCGTAGCGGATCGTCCAGGCGGTCAGGCTTTGCAGCACGGCGTGCGGCTTGGTCTGGCTCCGGTAGTTGTGGCCGCGTACATCATCAAGGCTGCCCTCGATGACCACGGCGAACAGTTCCAGCCCACGAGCACGGGCAAGCTCACGCTCGAACCGGGCACGCTCACGAGTCACACACGCCACCAGGTCAGGGATGGATTTCCGTTCCACGGCCACCATGTGCTCAAGACCGCTCAGGGAGTAGTCTCCCACATCCAGAGTCCCGGCCTGGACAGTGCAGGGGTATGCGGCAAAATCGAGGGGAGCTTGCTCCCGATTATCGACGATGAGTTGCATGGCCATATCCTCCAGACAGACACCCGGACAACCGGACACCCCTAAAGGGGTGTGTCCGTGTCCGTCCGGGTAGAGTGTCCCCGGACAAGTCCGGACATGTCCGGGTTTTGTCCGTGTTGTCCGCTCATTCATTTATCCAATAGTAATCGTCATTTGTGGCAACAAAGCCCTTGTCTAAAAGTGTCCGCACGGCACGACGGAAGGCCCGTTTTTTGGATTCTGTATCGGTCGAAGCTGAGAGCCCCCCGGACAAGGATTTTGTCCGCCACTCATCGAGGTGAATTTTGACGGTCCCCAGGTCGATATTCCCGCCTTCATCGCGCCGGCGGTTGGTGCACCCGACCAGGGCTTCAAAGGCGATTCGGGTTGCGCCGGTCAGCTTGGGTTTCGGCTTGAGTGCTTCGGGGGCTTCCGAGCGACGAAGGACGCATGAGTTGATTTCATCGCCGGTTTCCGGGTCAGTCCAGCCGGTAGCGACTTCCTCAACCTCAAAGGCGAGGTCTGGCGGGTGTTCATGGTCCTTGACCTTAGTTGCCTTCAGGAGACGTATCTCGTCATGCACATCAAGGCGGTACTCGAAGTCCAGCGCCGCCCGGAGTGCCGACGATCCACGGGAACGCTCTTTTTCACTCCAGCCGGAATGGTGGACGATGAGGATTGCGCATTGGAGGTCGTGCCGGAGTTCGTCCAGACCTTGGATGAAGGCGGACAT encodes:
- a CDS encoding HNH endonuclease — encoded protein: MAKWPYNTTRWKRLRAQQLREAPLCAHCEALGRLVPAHHVDHIQAINDGGEPFDMGNLQSLCASCHSHKTNADMHGTPLKGCDANGNPLDAGHWWSSNDRANNEKISQS
- a CDS encoding ERCC4 domain-containing protein, producing the protein MQLIVDNREQAPLDFAAYPCTVQAGTLDVGDYSLSGLEHMVAVERKSIPDLVACVTRERARFERELARARGLELFAVVIEGSLDDVRGHNYRSQTKPHAVLQSLTAWTIRYGVTWIWAGSPAGAAYFTYWTLEKYAAEAQKRLRAIVAAVNGSDIIPATKTPENAA
- a CDS encoding AAA family ATPase; its protein translation is SVPFEHIQAQIQELASMGGQAVAGAKPLRFLSLDEMTSEPAPIEWLVRGYLEAQTLSVLFGASGSMKSFLAIDLGMSIATGTPWHGFRVQNPGSVLYIAGEGFQGLRKRLRAWSVAHDVQHAPFYTAERGVQFPDKTAAAEVRQEAQRLEQPPQLIIIDTLSRSLVGDENNAADMSAFIQGLDELRHDLQCAILIVHHSGWSEKERSRGSSALRAALDFEYRLDVHDEIRLLKATKVKDHEHPPDLAFEVEEVATGWTDPETGDEINSCVLRRSEAPEALKPKPKLTGATRIAFEALVGCTNRRRDEGGNIDLGTVKIHLDEWRTKSLSGGLSASTDTESKKRAFRRAVRTLLDKGFVATNDDYYWINE